CGGCCGCCGTTTCGGCGACGGCGACCTGGGATGCAGAGAGAGTCTCTGTTGAAAATGAAGAGCTATCTCCTAAACTAACTCTCCACGGGAATTACCCAAACCCTTTATCAGATTGCGCAAATATAGTTTTTGATCTTCCACAACCATCACAAATTTCGGTTTACGTGACGGATCTCTTGGGACGAACCGTCCAAATGATCATCTACGGATGGTATGAAACTGGTAGAAATCACACGGCAGAGATTTGCATGAATGACGCAGCCCCTGGAATCTACCATTACTTGCTTATGGCGGATACAGGAGATCAAGTTGTTCAACAATCAAAAGCGATGGCAGTCGTGAGATAGGATGGTTCTACCCACAACATTCATGGTAGAACCAAAAAAATGCCCCGCAAAGCTTAATTTGATAGACGAAAACGAGTTAGTGGGGATCCCTGCAAATTGAGTGATGTTTTCCTGTCAATGAAACAAGTTAACGCTTACGTGGAGAGTGCCTACCGTTTTCCCCAAAATGGGAAGGCTTATTCTGGTTCTTTATGCAAGGATAACCTGAATAGTTTATGGCTGTGGCTCGCTTTCCTCCAACCCCTGAGCGACAAGATTCCCAGCGAGGTGAAGTAATGAACTCTACGAGGTTTATGGTCGCTTTGATCATGAATATTGGCTTGGGTACGGAGATGTTCGCACAGATTCCAGTGGCAGATTCATCTTTTGTGCCGGGTGAGGTTTATGTGCAGTTTATTAAGGGAGTATCACTGGACAATACAGGGAAAAGAGTAGGATCCAAAGTGTTTGATGAGTTGGCTGAGCGATATAATTTTTCTTCGGTGAACAAATCCTTTCCTTTTCTGGACAGGGTTGCACGAAAGACGGATGCGATTTCTGCTCTGGAGAGGATCTACACGGTTAATTTTGAGGAATTGTATTCGCCCGAGAAGGTTGCTTCCGCACTCTCAATGGATCCCAATATTGTCTACGCTGAGCCTAATTTCATCCACTACATTCAGGGAAAGGATAATTTGATCAAGCCAAATGATCCCCTGTTCGAGTCCCGTCAGATGAAGTATTTTGAACTGTTGCAGTTACCAACAGCATGGGAGATTACAAAGGGAGAGCAAGGAGATGCACTAATTGCGATAGTTGATGATGGGGTTTATTGGAAGCATGAAGATCTCATGGCAAACGTGTGGCGAAATCCCGGGGAGGTACCGAGTAATGGGATTGATGATGATCAGAATGGGTATGTGGATGATGTTCATGGCTATGATATCGGGCATGGCCGCCCCTACGATCCAAAGGAATTCCTGCCCCCCAATCATGGCGAACATGGGACAGCAGTCGCCTCAATGGCCGTTGCGGTTACAAATAACGGCATAGGAATGGCTGGTAGCAGTTGGAACGCACGATTTATTTCTGTTGGTGTCTCGTGTGGGTCAGGTTTATGTAGCACATATGAGGGGATAGCCTATGCCGCAACTCACGGGGCAGATATTATCAATGCCAGCTTCTCAACTGCAGGGTATTCAAAAACGGGAGCAATAGTGATACAGGCGGTTACAGATATGGGGGCGTTGATAGTCGCAGGTGCTGGTAATGACGGAATTAATTTGGATAGACGCCCATTGTATCCAGCGAGTTATCCCCGTGTACTGACCGTAGGTGCAACATCAAACGATTATGATACGGTGGTTTTCAACTATGGTACAAACGTTGACGTATATGCAGCTGGAAGAGATGTGATCTCAATTGAAGGAGACGGTTATAGTCGCTTTACGACGGGTACGTCATTTGCCACACCCCTAGTTTCTGGTATCGCGGCACTAGTTAAGACGGCCTTTCCGAACTATGATGCCGATCAGATTCGTGAGCAGATCCGCTTTACGGCAGATCCCATAGATTATGCGAATGTTCCTGAATTCGAGGGGCTATTAGGTTTTGGCAGGGTGAATGCGTTTAAAGCCGTGACCGAGACGGGAATTGCTGGTACGGTTTTTGACACTATGGAGGTTGATTTTAATAGTGGTAGATGGCGACTTGGCACAACTGGTGACGTAAATGTGACGGTGCACAGTTATCTGGAAGGTACAGAAGACTTAGAAGTTCGCATTGTAGAAGCCCCGAATGCATATGATTTTGCTAGGAGAGCTACTGTGGTTGGCAGTGTTCCAAGTGGGACATCAAAAACTGTTTCATTCCCGTTTACTGTGGCAAATAGCCGCGAGTACAGAGGGGCGGAGTTGTTTGTATTTGAGTTACGAACAGGCACTGAGACTAGTAGAGAAGCAATTATTAGCCCGATTGAAAATTGGGAAATAGATGGGGTTAGCAGTGAAAAACTGACATTCGACGTAACATCAGAGGGTAATATTGGTTTTTTAGACCAGAATCGGGTATGGCTGGAGGGATTTTCTCGTGGCAGAGGGATTTTTTTCAAAGAAATTCAACACCTGCTCTTTGAATCTGGCGTGATCCTGGGTACAGGACCAAATCAGGTATCCAGAACGGTTAAGGGTATTGAGTATAGGAATAATGTACACTTCATACCAAAGCCGAATTCCGGACTTAAGATTCGGGCCCCGGGCAACATTACACCGTGGGAGGCCGAAGTCACATTGTTGGACACAAAGGCACCGAATCCTACGGGTATGGAAGTATTACAGGAAATCTATTTTGACCCTGAAAGCCGGAATTCGGGTTTTGCTATACTGCGATATACAGTCACAAATCCATCAAGTTCTGTGGTCAATAACCTTCACATTGGCCAACTATTTGACTGGGTCATCAGCGAAAACTGGTTTGGTGATATTCCAGGATATGATTTGGATAGGGGGGTCGGTTACCAGTACGCCAAAGGCGCTGCGCCCGTAATGGGCGCCATGGTACTGACCGACAATGCAAAACATCATTTTACGGTGTATAACAGTAACTGGCCGTATCCTTTTCCCCGGTCAGAGTCGGCATGGTGGTTCATAAGTGGAGGTGTCAATCCACTTCCGAGTACTACCGCGTCCTATTGGGGGCACGTGTTCGGGGCGGGACCTTACACTGTCCTTTCTGACGAAAGTGTAGAAGCGGCGTTTGCTTTCTTGGGAGGTGATTCAATTGACGATATGTTGCTTAATGCCGATCGGGCACAAGACTTTTGGGATTCTCACTTTACAAGTAAAGCTAGGGCCCAGTTTTTGCAGATTGATTCAGAGGCCCCTTTGGATTTATATGTTAATGGTCAGTTGACCATAGAGGATTGGCAGCCAGAAGTTGCAACGAAATTTCTACCGATGGAGTTTGGTGATTCGGTGGTGGAATTGAGGAAAACAGGGAGTTCCAAGAAATCTGATCCACTTGTTTCGGCGAGGGTAGACTTTGATCCGACAGGTCGTTATCAGGTTGTATTCTTTGGAAACTCTAAGCGGTTCATGGTGGCGGCAGATGCCCGCCGAGTCGCGGTGTCCGAGAATAAGGTAGAATTCCGAGTGGTGCATGGGATCACCGATGTCGCTGATTTGGAGTTACGTGTTTTGGACGGTGACAGCCATGGTCAGATAAGAACATTACAGGTTTCAGCAGATGCGGTATCCGGTTTTACAGAGTTGGAACCGGGGTCGTATGCGATTCAGTTATGGGATCCGTTATCAAACGTATTACTGGGAACCTATAATCTGGATGCAGACTTGTTTGCGGGCAGGAGTTTCGTGTTGGTGATGAGTGGCTCGGCATCGTCAGGAGTTAACTTGAAAAGTTTTTGCCCGGATGGTACAGAGCTTGGTTCTGTTACCGAAACAAATACGGTTACATCCCATACGTTCCCATCCGAATTGGTTTTGCACGGAAATTACCCAAATCCATTCAATACATTTACACAGGTTCGTTTTGATTTGCCGGTGTCGGCGCACATTACGGTAGAAGTAATGGACATGATTGGCCGACTTGTGTGGGAAGGATCGAAAGAGTATATGGAAGCCGGATACAATCGCCAATATCAGATCAGTGGAGACGGATTTGCCTCAGGAATTTATCTATATCGCCTTCTGGCAGATGCTCCATCAGGGAAATTGGCACAGTCCGGCAGGATTGTGTTGGTGAGATAGACGGAAGAGATTGCCATGATGGGCAACGCAATTCTAAAATTGGCACTGCTATTGGCGGGAATCGGTTTGAGTGTCTCCAGCCGAACGGCAGCACAGGTTCAATTTCCTGGCCCAAGCGCAGATGTGGTTCCGAACGTTGTTCTAGTACAGTTCACGGACGGCATATTTCCAGTGGGTAAGCGATCAGGATTAGTGCTTTTTGATGCGATTGCCAACACCCATGGCGTTTATGCGCTTGTTCCCGCATTCCCATATCTGCAACGCACTGGGATTTCATGCGATAATGCAGGAGAACTGTCAAATGTCTATCGCGCACATTTTTCGGAGGCCACACCTCCAGAGATATTGGCTTTGGCCTTTGAAAGTGATCCTGGTGTTGTGTATGCGGAGGCCGAATATTATTACAAAACTACAGGTTCAGTGGGCACGAGCGTCCCAAATGATCCAGACTATAATTACCAGACTGCCTATATGAAAAGACTGCAGTTGGAAAAGGCATGGGATGTGGTAAAGGGAGAGCAGGGAGAAGTGGTGGTCGCCATTTTGGATAGTGGTACCGATTGGCGGCACGAGGACCTAATCGCGAATGTATGGACGAATTCAGATGAAATTCCAGACAATGGCATTGATGACGACGGCAACGGTTATATAGATGATGTGCATGGTTACGATTTGGAGAATCGAATGCCCTATACGCCCAGTGTGACGATCGACCTGACATCCAATAATCATGGTACCGCAGTTGCCAGTGTAGCTTCGGGGGAGAGCAACAATGGTAAGGGGGTGGCGGGAAGTAGTTGGAACGCTGCATACATGCCGTTGGGAGCAGATTGTGGAGGTGGTGGGATCTGCCACATTGCTGAGGGGATTTTATATGCCGCTGCAAATGGCGCAGACATCATAAACGGCAGTTTCTCCTCTAGAAGCTATTCCAGAACCAATCACCTTGCCGTGCAATGTGCGATGGAGATGGGAACTCTCTTTGTTGCCGGTGCGGGGAATAATCGCACCAATAATGATGCCATACCAAGTTACCCGGCAAGTCTCAATGAGACGCTTGCAGTTGGCGGTACAGAAAAAAATTGGGATCGTGTCGTGTTCAATTATGGCTCTACTGTTGACGTATTTGCATCTGCAATTGACGTAGCTACGGCTGTTCCGAATAATCAATATGAACGAATTAGTGGCACATCTTTTTCCTCACCAATGGTTGCGGGAATTGCAGCTCTGGTAAAGACTCGGTTTCCGCGTTTCTCTGCAGAACAGGTACGGGAGCAACTCAGATACACCGCCGATACCATTGAAAGTTCAAATTCTGGGGGATTCGAGGGGCTATTGGGTCGTGGTAGAGTTAATGCGTATTCAGCTGTACGGGCACCGGTTCCAAGTGCGATCCGGGCAGTTGGAGTTGAGCGAAGAGGTTCCACAAACGATTCGTCTCCATCCTTTGTTGTTAAAGTGGAAAGTTACTTTGGAAATGGAACGAATCAGTCTGCATCCGTTGAGTTGGTGGATGTACCTTCGTATATGGGATTTGAGTCAACTTTGCAAAGGATTGATTTTCCTACCGGAGCAGGTGTAGGCAGTGTTACGTTTCCATTTAGTATTCCAGGTGATATTCCCTACAGAGTAACTGATTTGATCGAAATCAGAATAACCCATGGTGGTGGGGTCGAGAAGCTAAACCACAGGTTTGAGTCACGTTCCGGTGAGACACTCCCTGTTTATAACGTAAATGAGGACACGTGGTTGTTAGGCTACAGTATAACCTCGGAGGGGAATTTGGGGTATTTGGATCGTTGGGGACATAGTGCTGGAATGGGGATCTACATAGGTACGCTTAGTAAACCAATTGATGAAGCGGGACTAATTATAGGTACCAGTCCAAATCAAATATCATCGTCCGTGATCGGATACAAGGGGAGTCATGTTCTCACGCAGCCAGT
The genomic region above belongs to Acidobacteriota bacterium and contains:
- a CDS encoding T9SS type A sorting domain-containing protein, with the protein product AAVSATATWDAERVSVENEELSPKLTLHGNYPNPLSDCANIVFDLPQPSQISVYVTDLLGRTVQMIIYGWYETGRNHTAEICMNDAAPGIYHYLLMADTGDQVVQQSKAMAVVR
- a CDS encoding S8 family serine peptidase — translated: MAVARFPPTPERQDSQRGEVMNSTRFMVALIMNIGLGTEMFAQIPVADSSFVPGEVYVQFIKGVSLDNTGKRVGSKVFDELAERYNFSSVNKSFPFLDRVARKTDAISALERIYTVNFEELYSPEKVASALSMDPNIVYAEPNFIHYIQGKDNLIKPNDPLFESRQMKYFELLQLPTAWEITKGEQGDALIAIVDDGVYWKHEDLMANVWRNPGEVPSNGIDDDQNGYVDDVHGYDIGHGRPYDPKEFLPPNHGEHGTAVASMAVAVTNNGIGMAGSSWNARFISVGVSCGSGLCSTYEGIAYAATHGADIINASFSTAGYSKTGAIVIQAVTDMGALIVAGAGNDGINLDRRPLYPASYPRVLTVGATSNDYDTVVFNYGTNVDVYAAGRDVISIEGDGYSRFTTGTSFATPLVSGIAALVKTAFPNYDADQIREQIRFTADPIDYANVPEFEGLLGFGRVNAFKAVTETGIAGTVFDTMEVDFNSGRWRLGTTGDVNVTVHSYLEGTEDLEVRIVEAPNAYDFARRATVVGSVPSGTSKTVSFPFTVANSREYRGAELFVFELRTGTETSREAIISPIENWEIDGVSSEKLTFDVTSEGNIGFLDQNRVWLEGFSRGRGIFFKEIQHLLFESGVILGTGPNQVSRTVKGIEYRNNVHFIPKPNSGLKIRAPGNITPWEAEVTLLDTKAPNPTGMEVLQEIYFDPESRNSGFAILRYTVTNPSSSVVNNLHIGQLFDWVISENWFGDIPGYDLDRGVGYQYAKGAAPVMGAMVLTDNAKHHFTVYNSNWPYPFPRSESAWWFISGGVNPLPSTTASYWGHVFGAGPYTVLSDESVEAAFAFLGGDSIDDMLLNADRAQDFWDSHFTSKARAQFLQIDSEAPLDLYVNGQLTIEDWQPEVATKFLPMEFGDSVVELRKTGSSKKSDPLVSARVDFDPTGRYQVVFFGNSKRFMVAADARRVAVSENKVEFRVVHGITDVADLELRVLDGDSHGQIRTLQVSADAVSGFTELEPGSYAIQLWDPLSNVLLGTYNLDADLFAGRSFVLVMSGSASSGVNLKSFCPDGTELGSVTETNTVTSHTFPSELVLHGNYPNPFNTFTQVRFDLPVSAHITVEVMDMIGRLVWEGSKEYMEAGYNRQYQISGDGFASGIYLYRLLADAPSGKLAQSGRIVLVR
- a CDS encoding S8 family serine peptidase, encoding MMGNAILKLALLLAGIGLSVSSRTAAQVQFPGPSADVVPNVVLVQFTDGIFPVGKRSGLVLFDAIANTHGVYALVPAFPYLQRTGISCDNAGELSNVYRAHFSEATPPEILALAFESDPGVVYAEAEYYYKTTGSVGTSVPNDPDYNYQTAYMKRLQLEKAWDVVKGEQGEVVVAILDSGTDWRHEDLIANVWTNSDEIPDNGIDDDGNGYIDDVHGYDLENRMPYTPSVTIDLTSNNHGTAVASVASGESNNGKGVAGSSWNAAYMPLGADCGGGGICHIAEGILYAAANGADIINGSFSSRSYSRTNHLAVQCAMEMGTLFVAGAGNNRTNNDAIPSYPASLNETLAVGGTEKNWDRVVFNYGSTVDVFASAIDVATAVPNNQYERISGTSFSSPMVAGIAALVKTRFPRFSAEQVREQLRYTADTIESSNSGGFEGLLGRGRVNAYSAVRAPVPSAIRAVGVERRGSTNDSSPSFVVKVESYFGNGTNQSASVELVDVPSYMGFESTLQRIDFPTGAGVGSVTFPFSIPGDIPYRVTDLIEIRITHGGGVEKLNHRFESRSGETLPVYNVNEDTWLLGYSITSEGNLGYLDRWGHSAGMGIYIGTLSKPIDEAGLIIGTSPNQISSSVIGYKGSHVLTQPVHFNRKPGTKMEVYASDANGIVSTEVTLSDSNAPNPIEVEILEETQFVTDENDPSGGFIIVKYTITNPHKHWIDNLHVGLYIDWLVSLRWNEDQPRFDVERQAIYQISAEPGVISTASGIKVLSEDFDIRYGALLNYGIYPGLTWNEIIWEYLSGENRLGFPTADNWSSIASVGPVRLGPGAHEEVAFALVSGKDEAAWLKLVDRAVDYWENGVRSYYGNLQIINNTESQLELYLDDAQDVPNRIPARFSSDYISIPVGPARPRVDNSMNDLSLVSNLEVKGDSSYQIIYRSNADQSQIHSTIVCCARDHAMSEDIVALRVVHTLTGQPDLGFRFISDQGFVYAVQVAEGAASSYIDIRPDIYSLEVSKNGKPWLRNSEIDFTSLGGEVLLITLELSSLGLLISAYGAKYGRKLYAASIFEEIPSISTEQPKLPPEFVLHGNYPNPVNSSMRIHFDLPYSARVYLEIVDLLGKCVREVFAGEVGAGFDASISVDSQGLSSGVYLYRLTAQSDVGTFTNSGKFIVIR